The genomic window TCAGCTCCGACTTCGACGGCGGTGGCGGCGTGGAGGGGTGGAGCGACGCGACCGAGACCTTCAACGTGACGCTCGAGCTGGTGCGCCGCGGCTACACGGAGGAGCAGATCGCGAAGCTCTGGAGCGGGAACCTCCTGCGCGTCCTCGACGCGGTGCAGCGCGTGGCGGCGCAGCTGCAACGCTCGGCGGCCAGCGAGGGGAGGTAGCGCGCGTCGCCGCGCCCGCGCCGGCTATGCCTTCGACTTGTCCTTGCGGGGGGCGTCGTCGTCGTGGAGCATCCGCAGCGCCGGCGTCTCCAGGTCATCGAACTGCCCGCGACGTGCCGCCCAGATGAAGGCAAGCACCGCCGCGAGGACGATCACGAGGGCGAGCGGGAGGACGAGGTACAGGATGCTCATGCCGAAATCTCGCTCCCCTCGCGCCGCGCCGGGAGGCGCTCGAAGGTGCGGCCGTACCAGGAGCCCAGCACCACCGTCAGCGAGCTCAGGGGCATCATCACCGCGGCGACGAGCGGGTTGATCGTCCCCGTTACCGCGAGCGCCACGCCGACCACGTTGTAGGCGAGCGAGAAGGCGATGTTGCGCCGGATGACGCGCATGGTGTGGCTGGCACCGTGCACGAGCTCCACGAGCGGTGCCAGCCCCGGCGTCGTCAGGAAGACGTCGGCGGTGGCGAGCGAGGCCTCTGCCCCGCCGTGGACGCCGATGCCGACCGTGGCGGCGGCAATGGCCGCGGCATCGTTCACGCCGTCCCCGACCATCACCACGCGCTCGCGGGCGGCGACGAGCGCCTCGACCACCTGCAGCTTTTCCTCGGGCGTGGCGTGTCCGCGGCAGTCCGCAGCGGCAATCCCGAGCGTCTCCCCGACGGCGCGCACCACGGGCTCGGCGTCGCCGGACAGGAGGCGGACCGTCCAGCCGGCCTCGCGCAATGCGCGAATGCTGCTCGCGGCGTCGGGGCGAACGGGGTCGCCCATGCCGGCCCGCGCCACCAGCCGACCGTCGACGGCGATCCAGACGGGGGTGAGCGTGTCGTCGATGACATCGCCGCCCCCGGCGTCGTCCCCGGCGTCGTGCCCGGCGTCGTCTGCGGCGTCGTCCGCGGTGATGGCGCGCCGGTTGACAAACGACGGAGAGCCTACGATCAGGTGGCGTCCCGCCACGCGCCCCATGATCCCCCCCCCGGCGACGTGCGTCGACTCCTCGACGATGGGCGATGCCGGCGGGGCGAGGTCACGCACTTCGGCGCCGGGGGCCAGGGCCCGGCGGAATCCCTCGGCGATCGGGTGCGTCGATTCCTGCTCGAGCGCGAGGACCAGCGGCTTGACCCACTCGGGACCTTCCCAGCGCACGAGGGAGACGCGCGCCTCGGTGACGGTCCCGGTCTTGTCGAGGATCAAGGTGCCCGGGTGCGAGAGGGCCTCGATGGCATCGCCACCCTTGATGAAGATCCCGCGCCGGGCGGCGCGGCCGGCGGCGACGGTGACGGCGAGCGGCGTCGCCATCGCCAGCGCGCAGGGGCAGGTGACGACGAGGAGCGCGATGGCGTTGTCGAGCGCGGTCGACGGGTCGACACGGGCGCCGACCACGTAGGTCACGACGGCGAGGACCAGGACGACGCCCACGAACCACCCGGCGAGGCGGTTGGCGAGGATCACCACCGGGGCGCGCCGCCGGGTGCTCTCCTCGACCTGGCGCAGGAGGCGGGCGACGCGGGACTCCTCGCCCGCCCGCTCGATGCGCACGCGGATGGGGGAGGAGACGTTGAGCGTCCCGGCGTACACGGTGGCCCCGCTCTCCACCGTGACGGGGCGCGACTCGCCGGTGAGGAGCGAGAGGTCGACCGCCGACCGCCCCTCGGTCACCTCGCCGTCAGCCGCAATCGTGTCGCCGGCGCGGACCTCCAGGATCATCCCGGGAAGGAGCGCGGCGGCGGGGAGCTCGCGCGCGTTGCCGTCGCCGTCCACGACGCGCGCGCCGCGCGGCGTGAGCGAGTACAGGAGCTCCGATGCGTCGGTGGCGGCGCGCTGCCCCCGCTGCTGGAGGTACCGCCCCACCAGCAGGAGGAAGACGAGGACCGTGACCCCATCGAAGTAGATGGGGCCCGTGTCGGTCAGGGTGTTGACGGCGCCGCGCACGAAGCCTGCGCCCAGCGCGATGGCAATCGGGAGGTCCAGGTGCAACGCGCGGGCGCGGAGCGCCGCCCACGCGCCGGCGAAGAAGACGCGCCCGGGACCGATGATGGCGGGGATCGTGAGGGCGAGCGAGACCCAACGGAAGAAGCGCTCGTACGGCGCCTCGAGCCCGTCGGCGAGCCATCCGCTGTACATCGCGACCGCCGCCAGCATGACGTTGATGGCGATGGCGCCGGCCACCCCGATCCGGATGAGCGCGGCGCGATCTTCCTTGCGCCGCACTTCGTCGCGCCGCACCCCGAGATAGGGGTGCGGGGGATAGCCGAGCGATTCGAGCGAGCGCGCCACCTGCGAGAGGGCGACGCTCCCCGGGTCCCATTCGATCGCGGCCAGCGAGCGGCCGATGTTGAGCTCGGCGCGCGCCACGCCGGGGAGGAGGAGCGGGACGCGCTCCACCAGCCAGACGCACGACGCGCAGTGCACCCCCTCGAGGAACAGCTCGACCCGCGACAGCCCCTCGGGCGTCGTCGTCACGTAGAGCGCGTGGAACGCCTCGTGGTCGAACTCCTCGTACGTACGCCCCGACGCGCGGACGGGCGAGGCGCGGCGGTCGGCGAAGCCGTAGTACTGGTCGAGCCCATGCTGGTGCAGGATCGCATGGGCGGTGCGGCAGCCGCCGCAGCAGAACTGCGCGGGGGCGCCCGGGTCGACGAACCCGTCGGGGACGGGAAGCCCGCAGTGCGCGCACGCGACGTCGGCGCGCGACGCCCCGGCGTCGTCCACGAGGACGTCCGTGCGGGCGCGGGCGGCGGGGCCGGTGCCGGTCGGGGGGCTAATGACGCCGGCCATGCGCCGGGGCCGGGGGGCCGGCCGATTGCATCTGGCGGGCGCGGGCCGCGAGCCGGTCGGGGTCGATGCGCATGCGCCCGGTGATGGAGAGGACGCCCATCACCACCACGGCAGCGGCGGTGACCAGCGGGAGCCGCGCCCGGAATGCACCGGTCAGTCGCTGCGCGCTGTAGCCGACGCCGAGCATCACCGGGAGCGTCCCGACCCAGAAGAGTGCCATGGTGGCCAGCGAGGCGCCCACGCTCCCCGTCCCGGCGGCGGCCAGCACGAAGGCGTAGAGCCAGCCGCACGGAAGGAGGGTGGTGAGGAGGCCGGTCGCGGCCGCGCGCACCTCGGGCGAGCGCTCCCGCACGCGCCCGAGCAGCGCGCCTAACGGGTTGCGAGCGAGCGGGAGTCCCTCGAGGCGGGGGACGCGGACGCCGCGCGACGCCAGGAGGATGGACCCGCCCCAGGCGATCATCAGCGCGCCGGCGACCACCGCCGCGGCGCGCGAGACGCCGACCAGGGCCCCGGCACGATCGAGCCCCTGTCCCACGATCCCCGCCACGAGCCCCAGCGACAGGTACGACACGAGGCGCCCCAGGTTGTAGGCCGCGTGCGACGCGGTTCCCCCGGCGCGCCCGTCGGCGCCGGTCGCATAGAAGCACACGAACCCGCCGCACATCCCGGCACAATGCAGGCTTCCCAGGAGCGAGGCCGTGAGGATCCCGAGCGACAGCGCCAGCGACATGACGTCAGTCGGAGTGCGGCGGCGGGGCGTCGACGCGCTCTCGCACCGCGAAGCGATCGCCTCCGCGCGTCACGGTGAAGCGCAGCTCCCACTCCCCCGGGCGCTGGGCATCGAGCGGGGCCGAATACGAGCCGTTCCCCGACTCGGACAGCCTGGCGGTCAACTGGTGCGACGCGCGGGCATTGTGCATGGCCAGGACTTCGACCCTGGCGCCGGTCAGCGGGGCGCCGGACGCGTCGGTCACGGTGGCCGTGAGCGAGCCCGCGCGCGACGGCGTCCCCAGTTGCAGCTGCGGCACCACGCGCCACCCCAGGCGCGCGCTCTCGGCGCGCAGCGCCAGCTCGTCGTCGAAGTGCACCGCCTTCTGGTAATAATCCGGCTCGACCGCGAACGCCTCGTCCCGGCTGACGAGCACGGCGAGCCAGACGTTGCCAATGACCGTGATCGCGAGGATGACGGCGATGCCGATGGGCCACTGCATGCCACGCTTCATCGTTCGTCCTTGTGCGAGGAGTCGTCGCCCTCGTGCGCCGGCGACTCGTGCCGCTCGCCGTTCCGGGCGCCGGCGCGAGGGCCGAGGAGTCGATAGGGGAAGTCGCCGGTGAAGTCGTCGCCATCGCTCACCCTGACGGTGATGATCCGGTCGCCAGCGGCGAAGGCATCACGCGAGAGAAGCACGAAGAACGAGGTCGTCTCCGTGCGCCCCTCGGCGACCGGGAAGGGGTTCACCGGAATCACGACCTGTCCCTCCTCCGCGCCGACGACCTCGATCCGGTAGCGCTGGTCCTTGCCGCTCCGGTTCGCGATGCGCAGCCGCACCTGGTTGGCGATGCGGCCGTCGGCCTCCTCGGTGAAGGGGCGGTCGATGGAACGGAGCAGGGTGATGTCGGCGGTGGCCTTGGTGCCGAGCTGCCAGACGAAGGCGCCGAGGACGAGGGCAAAGACGGCCGGGTAAATGATCGTGCGCGGCCGGAGGAGGTGCGGCTTCTCGCCCTCGAGGATCTCGCGCGACGTGTAGCGAATGAGCCCAGTCGGCTTCCCGATCGACGTCATGATGGCGTCGCAGGCGTCGGCGCACTGGGTGCAGTGGATGCACTCCATCTGGAGGCCGTCGCGGATGTCGATGCCGGTGGGACAGGTGGCGACGCACGCATTGCAGTCGATGCAATCGCCGGCGCTCGCCTGCCGGTTCTTCGTCCCCTTCATGCGCGGCTCGCCGCGCCCGAAGTCATACGCCACGACGAGCGAGCTCCGGTCGAGCAGCACCGACTGCCAGCGCCCGTACGGACAGGCGATGGTGCACGTCTGCTCGCGGAAGTAGGCGAAGTCGAGAAAGACGAGGATCGTCGTCACCGCCATCACGGCGAACGACGACGGGTGGTCCACCGGTGACTGCGTGACCCAGACCTTCAGCTGGTCCACGCCGACGAAATAGGCGAGGAAGGTATGGGCCAGGACGAGCGCGATGGCGAAGTAGATGACGTTCTTGAGGATGCGGCGCGGGTTGAGGTGACTCCCCGAGCGATCGATCTTGATGGAGCCCATGCGCCCGCCCTCGACCAGGCGCTCGATGGGGCGGAAGACGAACTCCATCCACACCGTCTGGGGGCACCCCCATCCGCACCAGACGCGCCCGAAGAGGGCGGTGAAGGTGAAGATCGCGAGGACGAGGACCCCGAGCAGGAGCATGAACAGCAGGGTGTCGGTCGCAAGGAAGGTGTAGCCGAAGAGGGTGAACTCGCGGCGCACGGCATCCAGCAGCATGGCCGGCTTGCCGTTGATGTCGATGTGCGGGAGGGCGAGGTAGACGACCATCAGCGCATACGCCACCACGCGGCGACGCGTCAGCCACTGGCCGTCGGATGGCTTGGGACGGATCCAGCGCCGCGATCCGTCCTCGTTCATGGTCGGGAGGACCCGACCTTGCGCCTTGGGCGCGAGGGCTGGGCTGCTCACTGCGAAACCGGCTGTCCCTCAGGGGCCTTCGGGTTGGGCGGGTTGCTCCCCTTGAGCGACGCGACGTATGCGGTGACCGCGTTCACCTGGTCGGGCTTGAGGAGCTTTCCCCAGTTTGGCATCCCCTTGGCCAGGACGCCGTCGGCGATGGTTTTCCGGATATCGGGAAGCGTGCCGCCGTGAATCCAGAAGTCGTCGGTGAGGTTGGGGCCGATCATCCCCCCGCCGTCGGGACGGTGGCACGACGCGCAGTTCGTGGCGAAGACCTGCTTCCCCGTGGCGATCGCCGCCGGGTCGGCGACGAGGGCCGCCAGCTGCTCGGGCGTCGCCCCGCCCGCGTCCTGCGGGTGCGCGGCGCGCCACGCGGCCATGTCGGCCTCGTAGTTGGCGATCCGTCCCTTACCCACCCCGATTCCCGGGACGACGTTGAAGGCGTAGAGGATGGCGAAGACGATCGTGGCCCAGAACAGGTAGACCCACCACCGCGGGAGCGGATTGTCGTACTCCTGGATCCCGTCGTAGGTGTGCTCGATGAGGTGCGATTCGGTCGAATGGTCGGCCATGGTCACTTTCCGCGCTCGCGCGGCTCCTGGGGGGTCTCGTCGTCCAGCGGCATCCGGGACGCCTTGTCGTACCTCGCCTTGTTGCGCGGCGAGAAGATGCGCCACACGATGAGCACGAAGGCGAAGAGGAAGAGGATGAGCGAGACCTGGGCGTAGCCATCGAGATTGGCCCCGCTCATCAGCTCGGTGAGGCTCATGGTTGCCCGCCGGTGGGTGCCGACGCTCCGGTGACAGGCTTGGTGGCGACGGCCCCGGTCCCCTGGATGTCCTTGCCCAGGCGCTGCATGTACGCGATGAGGGCGGTCACTTCCTTCGTCTCGAACCCGTCGCCGCCACCGGTCGCGGCCAGGTCGGCCGCGATCGTCCTGGCCTGGGCGCGCGCCATCTCGGGGGCCGCGTTGACGGCGTCACCGTAGGGCACGCCCAGCATCGCCATGGCGTCGACCCGACGCTGGATCGAGGCGAAGTCGAGGTCGTCGGTGATGACGTGCGAGTACGCCGGCATGATGGACTTGGCGTTGACTTCGCGCGGATTCTGGAAGTGGCGCAGGTGCCAGAGGTTGCTCTTCATCCCGCCCTCACGGGCCAGGTCGGGACCGATGCGGCGCGACCCCCACAGGAACGGATGCTCGTACACCGACTCGCCGGGCTTGGAATACTCGCCGTAGCGTTCGGTCTCGAAGCGCAGGGGGCGGATCATCTGCGAGTGGCAGTTGACGCACCCCTCGCGAATGTAGATGTCGCGCCCCGCGAGCTCGAGCGGCGTGTACGGCTTGACCGAGGCGATGGTCGGGACGTTGCTCTTGATGAGGAAGGTCGGGAGGATCTCGAAGAGCGAGGCGACCACGACCGCCACCGTCGTGAGGACGGTAAAGAGGATCGGGGCGCGCTCCCACGACCGGTGGAAGGTGAGGTTGACGAAGCGCCCCCAGGCCGTGGCCGGGACGTCCACCCCGGGGCGCAGCGGTTCGGGTGTGTACGCCTTGGCCAGCGCGGGGGCCTGGATGACCGGGACGGCGTAGGCCGCCGGGCGCCTGGCCCACGTCTTGAGGACGTTGTAGGCGAAGATGATGACGCCCGTCAGGTAGAGCGTCCCGCCCACCACGCGCACCCAATACATCGGGATCAGCCGGGCGACGGTCTCGACGAAGTCGGGGTACTGCAGGCGCCCGGTCTCGTCGAAGGCGCGCCACATCAGCCCCTGCGTGACGCCGGCGGAGTAGATCGAGACGAGGTACAGCACGATGCCGACGGTCCCGATCCAGAAGTGGGTGTTCATCAGCTTCTTGCTGTACAGCTCCGTCTGGAACAGGCGCGGGGCGAGCCAGTAGATCATCCCGAACGTCAGGAAGCCGTTCCAGGTGAGGGCCCCGGAGTGCACGTGGGCGATGGTCCAGTCGGTGTAGTGCGACAGCGAGTTGACCGCCTTCACGGAGAGCATCGGCCCCTCGAAGGTCGACATCCCGTAGCCGGTGAGGGCGATGACGAGGAACTTGAGGATCGGATCGTCGGCGACCTTGTGCCACCCGCCGCGCAACGTAAGGAGGCCGTTGATCATGCCGCCCCAGCTCGGCGCCCAGAGCATGACCGAGAAGACCATGCCTAACGTGGAGGCCCACTCGGGAAGGGCGGTGTAGTGCAGGTGGTGGGGCCCGGCCCAGATGTACATGAAGACCAGGGTCCAGAAGTGCAGGATCGACAGCCGGTAGCTGAACACCGGCCCCTCGGCCGCCTTGGGCATGAAGTAGTACATCAGCCCGAGGAACGGCGTGGTGAGGAAGAAGGCCACGGCGTTGTGGCCGTACCACCACTGCATCAGCGCATCCTGCACGCCCGGGTACAGGCTGTAGCTCTTGAAGAGTCCCGCCGGGACCGAGAGGTTGTTGAAGATGTGCAGGAGGGCGACGGTGATGATCGAGCCCAGGTAGAACCAGATCGCCACGTACAGGTGGCGCTCCCGGCGCTTGAGCATCGTCCCCACGAAGTTGACGGCGAAAATGACCCAGACGACCGCGATCGCGATGTCGATGGGCCACTCGAGCTCGGCGTACTCCTTGGCCTGCGTGAAGCCGAGCGGCAGGGTGATGGCGGCCGCGACGATGATCAGCTGCCACCCCCAGAAGTGCGCGGCGCTCAACCCGTCGGAGTACATCCGCGCCTTGAGCAGCCGTTGCGTGGAGTAGTAGACGCCGGTGAAGATCGCGTTGCCGGCGAAGGCGAAGATCACGGCGTTCGTGTGCAGCGGACGCAACCGCCCGAACGTGAGCCACGGGGCGACGTTCCACTCGGGATACGCCAGCTGGATGGCGACGATGAGGCCGATGAGCATCCCGACGAAGCCCCACAGGATCGTCGCGAACAGGAACTTGCGTACGATGGCGTCATCGTAGCTGAACGACTCGAGCCTGGCGGCCGCGGCGGCCGGTCCGGCAGGGGCGCTCCGGGATTCGCTCATGCGCTGCACCTGGAAGAGGGCGGGGTGTTGGGGAAATACATAACCGCGTCCGCATATAGTGGTATCATGCGGACCGCCGACGTGCCCGCCAATCTCTCGCCCACGCACCCATACTGTCGTCGGGGGGTGGCTGGAGCCGGGTCGGGTATATCCTGACACGCCCGGCCCCCCCGCCGCCAGAGGGGTGGCGCGTCCCGCGCGAGGCGCCCCGCGCAGCTTCGGCGGCGGTGTTACGGCGTGGGCGACTCGGGGAGGAGGACGAAGCGCGCGTAGCTGGCGGGATCCAGGAATTGGCGCGCCGCCGCCTGCAACTGCGCGGCGGTCAGTCCCCGGATGAAGGCCTCGTACCGCAGCAGCCCCCGGGGATCCTCCTCGTTCTCCAGGCGCGCGGCGATGTTCGCCAGCCAGTAGCCGTTCTCGCGCCGGTCCACCTCGAGCGTGCGCTGCTGCTGCTCGCGCACCTTCTGGACGTCCCCCTCCGCGATGTGCCCGGCCTTCGTGGAATCGATGACGGCGACGATGCTCCGGAACAGCGAGTCGGCGCGGCCGGGGGCCGAGCCGAACTGGATCGTCACGGAGTATTCCGGGTGCGGGAGGCGGGTGGCCTGGCCCCCGACACTCACCGAGTACGTCCCGCCTAACGCCTCGCGCAGGTTCTCCAGCAGGCGCATCTCGAGGTAGTCGGACAGGGCCCGCAGCGCATAGCGCGTCTCGGGCGAGAACGTCGTCGCGCCATGATAGATCACGAGCGTCGACGCCTTGGGCTCGACTCCCTTGTGCACGACCTTGTCGATGACCCCGGACGGCGGACGGATCCCGACGTCGCGCCACCCCTCCCGCCGGTGCGTCGAGGGGAGGGTGGCGAGCCACTGCTCCGCCAGGGGGCGCAGCTGCTGGGGGGTGAAGCTCCCCACGAAGACGAAGGTGAAGTCGCTCGCGTCGCCGAAGCGGTCGCGATAGATGTCGTACGCGCGGTCCAGGTCGGCCTGGTCGAGGAGCGCCTGGGTGAAGGGCCGCGCGCGCGGGTGCCCCTGGGCCATCGTGACCAGCACGCTGTCGGCGAAGACCGCCTCGGGTGAATTGGAGCGATTGGCGAGGAACGGGGTCACCTGCGCCTTGAACGCGGCGAAGGCGCCGGAGTCACGCCGTGGCGCGGCAAAGCGAAGGTAGGTGAGCTGGAAGAGCGTCTCGAGATCCTTGGTCGAGCCGCCGCCGGCGATCCCCTGGCTCAACGCGTCGATGTACGCGTTGGCCCGCGCCTGCTTCCCCACCAGCTTCTTGGACAGCTCGGTGGCGTTGAATGCGCCGAGCCCGCCGCGCTCCACCACGGTGGTGGCGAGCACCGCCGAGGCGTAGTCGGCATCGCTGACCAGGCTCGACCCGCCCGGGCTCCAGCCGCGCATCATCACCTCGTCTGCCTTGAAGTCGGTGGGCTTCATGATCACGCGCACCCCATTCGACAGGGTCCACTGCGTGACGCCGAGGTCGGCGACGGTGCTCTCGGCGACGACGCGCCCCGGGGGCGGGACATCGGCAACGA from Gemmatimonadetes bacterium SCN 70-22 includes these protein-coding regions:
- a CDS encoding cytochrome oxidase maturation protein, cbb3-type, producing MSILYLVLPLALVIVLAAVLAFIWAARRGQFDDLETPALRMLHDDDAPRKDKSKA
- a CDS encoding cytochrome c oxidase accessory protein CcoG; the encoded protein is MNEDGSRRWIRPKPSDGQWLTRRRVVAYALMVVYLALPHIDINGKPAMLLDAVRREFTLFGYTFLATDTLLFMLLLGVLVLAIFTFTALFGRVWCGWGCPQTVWMEFVFRPIERLVEGGRMGSIKIDRSGSHLNPRRILKNVIYFAIALVLAHTFLAYFVGVDQLKVWVTQSPVDHPSSFAVMAVTTILVFLDFAYFREQTCTIACPYGRWQSVLLDRSSLVVAYDFGRGEPRMKGTKNRQASAGDCIDCNACVATCPTGIDIRDGLQMECIHCTQCADACDAIMTSIGKPTGLIRYTSREILEGEKPHLLRPRTIIYPAVFALVLGAFVWQLGTKATADITLLRSIDRPFTEEADGRIANQVRLRIANRSGKDQRYRIEVVGAEEGQVVIPVNPFPVAEGRTETTSFFVLLSRDAFAAGDRIITVRVSDGDDFTGDFPYRLLGPRAGARNGERHESPAHEGDDSSHKDER
- a CDS encoding cytochrome C oxidase Cbb3 gives rise to the protein MSESRSAPAGPAAAAARLESFSYDDAIVRKFLFATILWGFVGMLIGLIVAIQLAYPEWNVAPWLTFGRLRPLHTNAVIFAFAGNAIFTGVYYSTQRLLKARMYSDGLSAAHFWGWQLIIVAAAITLPLGFTQAKEYAELEWPIDIAIAVVWVIFAVNFVGTMLKRRERHLYVAIWFYLGSIITVALLHIFNNLSVPAGLFKSYSLYPGVQDALMQWWYGHNAVAFFLTTPFLGLMYYFMPKAAEGPVFSYRLSILHFWTLVFMYIWAGPHHLHYTALPEWASTLGMVFSVMLWAPSWGGMINGLLTLRGGWHKVADDPILKFLVIALTGYGMSTFEGPMLSVKAVNSLSHYTDWTIAHVHSGALTWNGFLTFGMIYWLAPRLFQTELYSKKLMNTHFWIGTVGIVLYLVSIYSAGVTQGLMWRAFDETGRLQYPDFVETVARLIPMYWVRVVGGTLYLTGVIIFAYNVLKTWARRPAAYAVPVIQAPALAKAYTPEPLRPGVDVPATAWGRFVNLTFHRSWERAPILFTVLTTVAVVVASLFEILPTFLIKSNVPTIASVKPYTPLELAGRDIYIREGCVNCHSQMIRPLRFETERYGEYSKPGESVYEHPFLWGSRRIGPDLAREGGMKSNLWHLRHFQNPREVNAKSIMPAYSHVITDDLDFASIQRRVDAMAMLGVPYGDAVNAAPEMARAQARTIAADLAATGGGDGFETKEVTALIAYMQRLGKDIQGTGAVATKPVTGASAPTGGQP